In Nostoc piscinale CENA21, the genomic stretch TTGAGCTTCATAATAATCAGGAATGGTTCGCTTTTTACCCTGCTGCTTTTTAGAAATAGATATATGCAGCCATAATTTATCGTCATTCTCCAAACAAAGGGTGTAACCGACCAAGAACCTAGGCGCTGAAAAACCAGATTCCAGCGATCCTTCCCACCAAGAACCAATATCTGTTTTTTGTTCAAGCTTCCACCTGTCTGGAAGCTGAGGGAGTGGTAGTTTTTCGCCGTATCCACGTTGCTGATAAGTATTGAGCGAGGCGATCGCCAAGCGTTCACAATCTTTTACTAGTTGAGAAATACTCATACGTCATCCCCGTCAAAATCTTTTGGAACTTCAAATTCACCCTTAGCCAATCCAGAGGGTCGAATCTTTACAAACCTCGCCACGTCATCCTTGGGAGTTAAAAAGTTATTTAATTCCCGCGCCCAACTATACAAAACATCTTCAGGTGGGTGGTAAATTACGTGCGGTGCAGCGATCGCGGCATTCCTAGAATCAACAAGGGTATTGCCAAATTCATGCCTGTAAATACACCAGATTTCTTCTGTTTCTGAATCTTTGACAAAATCAGAACGAAATTCAGATCCTGAATCTGGTATCCACACGCTATTGGATACACACATAATTTGATATTTACCACCTTTGAAATGCTGGTAAAACTCACCTTCTTTTGGCTGGTTTGGGATACCTAAATAAGAGGGCGATCGCTCCCATACTTCTATAGAGCCTAATTGCGGATCTTGCTCTAAATGTGGGACAAAATTGCGTTTAGCTAAGTAATTAGCCATTCTCTCCAAGGGAGTAGAAACGGCTACACGCAAACCCATGATTTCAATCGCTTTGATCAACTCAGATAAATTGCCTTGATTGGGCTGTTTTGATATCAGAAAAGAAAATACAATCCTTCCGTTGTTTCGCCACAGCCAACCACCGAATCTATCTGAAGTAAACCCAATAGTTTGAGCAAATTCACTACTGGGGTGAATGATTTCATTCATACCGCCTCCAGTGGATGAGGGAATTTTAATAGGGGATGATTAACAGTCAACCCGATTGGGGTTGGTGTCGGTAGTGAAATAAATATTTTTCTTACATGCACTCTCCTAGTTTGCACTTTCCCCGTGCGCTCAAGTCTGCGAACTGTTTGCAAAATAAAACTAGGATGGTAAGGCAGCAGAGAGCGTAAATGATTTAATTCAATCTCTTTGTAATCGCCAACTATTTTGAGTATTTCTTGGATTGCAAAACCGCGCTTAATTTCAACACCTTTGTTTTCATGCTCGTTAACAATATGGCGGATTGTTTGTCGTTTAAAGCCAGTAACTTTTACCATGTGCTTTATAAATTCGGCTTTTGGTTTTTGGGTGATTTTCATCTGCTCTAGTACGAACTCTTTCAAATTATTGGAGCGATCGCTTGAAGATAGAATATGAAAGCCTTTCTGTTTCAAAACATCAAGATAGTGGACAACTGTGTGTTTATTTATCCCCAATTCGTGTGATGTTTTGGCAGCGTAATTAAGGTTAATCAGGGAGCGCCAAGTATTAGTAGATTGGTAAATTAGGTACTCAATTTCTGTTAGCGTTATTCCATTGACGGTAAAAGTTTTGGGTGAGTACCCACACTTTAGTCCCTTCTCTTTTAACCTACAGGCGATCGCTTTGACTTTTTTGTAGTCAAGTCCAAGGGATTGAGCAGTTAGTACTACGAAGTTTGGTTTATGCTGCAAAGATTCAATTGTTTTATAGATACGCCACTCCAAAAATGTAAGAAGAGTTGAGCGCATTTGATTGATGCAGTTTTGGCAGACTTTTCTATTATCTGTTGGATGCCTTGCTGCTAGTTTCCCAATTTCTAGGCAACTGGAGCATTTAATTAGTTCATCTGAGTCTGCTTTTATTAGGATAATCATATTTAGTCTCTGCTTAAATATGGTTCAATAGCATCTTTGTCAACTGCGCAATAAGTAATTTCGTCGGGGCGATCGCTCTGCCATCTGATTGATTCTTGGCATCCTGG encodes the following:
- a CDS encoding DUF7694 domain-containing protein; its protein translation is MSISQLVKDCERLAIASLNTYQQRGYGEKLPLPQLPDRWKLEQKTDIGSWWEGSLESGFSAPRFLVGYTLCLENDDKLWLHISISKKQQGKKRTIPDYYEAQKICRLFFGNLPYIQYFPPQEEYVNIAEVLHFWHCLDGNPLPDFRKFGRI